One window from the genome of Paraconexibacter algicola encodes:
- a CDS encoding cytochrome c oxidase assembly protein produces the protein MGQLQLTTPDASWSVAPGPLLLVLLLLGAYGWRWRAVRRTASGSRDAPVWRLLVFLTGVAALAAALFSPLDPLGEQLFAMHMVQHVLLLDVVPILLILGLTKVLLRPVTRLLQPLERQAGWWAGPVFAILLYIGVMWIWHIPALYDAAVESSTVHILEHLSFTFGGALYWWHLLSPIRSRHALGGLGPVVYMVVTKVLVGILGIFLTFAPRPLYDVYAEGPRYWGLSALDDQTLAGAIMAIEQSVVMGIALAYLFIRALGEADRADERAERHGV, from the coding sequence CGGGGCCTACGGGTGGCGCTGGCGCGCCGTCCGTCGCACCGCCTCGGGCAGTCGCGACGCCCCGGTCTGGCGCCTGCTGGTGTTCCTGACCGGCGTCGCCGCGCTCGCGGCCGCGCTGTTCTCCCCGCTGGACCCGCTCGGGGAGCAGCTGTTCGCGATGCACATGGTGCAGCACGTCCTGCTCCTGGACGTCGTCCCGATCCTGCTGATTCTCGGCCTGACCAAGGTCCTCCTCCGGCCGGTCACCCGCCTGCTCCAGCCGTTGGAACGACAGGCCGGATGGTGGGCGGGACCGGTGTTCGCGATCCTGCTCTACATCGGGGTGATGTGGATCTGGCACATCCCGGCCCTCTATGACGCCGCGGTCGAGTCGTCGACCGTCCACATCCTCGAGCACCTGTCATTCACGTTCGGCGGTGCCCTCTACTGGTGGCATCTGCTGTCCCCCATCCGATCGCGGCACGCGCTCGGCGGGCTGGGCCCGGTGGTCTACATGGTCGTGACGAAGGTCCTGGTCGGGATCCTCGGCATCTTCCTGACGTTCGCACCACGACCGCTGTACGACGTGTACGCCGAGGGGCCGCGGTACTGGGGCCTCAGCGCGCTCGACGACCAGACCCTCGCCGGCGCGATCATGGCCATCGAGCAGTCGGTGGTGATGGGGATCGCCCTGGCGTACCTCTTCATCCGGGCCCTGGGCGAGGCCGACCGGGCCGACGAGCGCGCGGAGCGCCACGGCGTCTGA
- a CDS encoding vitamin K epoxide reductase family protein, with protein sequence MSIDPIRNAPAFLDRVVGWVLLVPGAIALVAAIVLMVEKVRVLEDPTHVPACTIDAVLACGSVLSSDQAEAFGFPNPLIGIAGFGAITAFGLVLVAGGRLPRSVWLITQAGATFAVVFVHWLIFQSVYRIEALCPYCMVVWAMTIPIFVYLTLANATSGRLAVPDRLQGAVARLAGLHGVVLTVWLLAVAAVIAQGFWDYWMDKL encoded by the coding sequence GTGAGCATCGACCCGATCAGGAATGCCCCCGCGTTCCTCGACCGGGTCGTCGGCTGGGTCCTCCTTGTCCCGGGGGCGATCGCACTCGTCGCCGCGATCGTCCTCATGGTCGAGAAGGTGCGGGTGCTGGAGGACCCCACGCACGTCCCCGCCTGCACGATCGACGCCGTCCTGGCCTGTGGCTCGGTGCTGTCGTCGGACCAGGCCGAGGCGTTCGGCTTCCCCAACCCGCTGATCGGGATCGCCGGGTTCGGTGCGATCACCGCATTCGGACTGGTGCTGGTCGCGGGCGGCAGACTCCCGCGCTCGGTGTGGCTGATCACCCAGGCCGGAGCCACATTCGCGGTGGTGTTCGTGCACTGGCTGATCTTCCAGAGCGTGTACCGCATCGAGGCGCTGTGTCCCTACTGCATGGTCGTCTGGGCCATGACCATCCCGATCTTCGTCTACCTGACCCTGGCGAACGCCACGTCCGGGCGCCTTGCGGTACCGGACCGGCTGCAGGGGGCCGTCGCTCGTCTCGCCGGGCTGCACGGGGTGGTGCTCACGGTCTGGCTGCTGGCCGTCGCGGCCGTCATCGCGCAGGGGTTCTGGGACTACTGGATGGACAAGCTCTGA
- a CDS encoding heavy metal translocating P-type ATPase gives MSTSAPPPSTDDHDHDHGGVLDIFGARTEIVFALLAGVAVLTGWLLENIADVDGALPTGLFLAAYVFGGSLTLREAYQSVRAGRFEIDFLMLVAAVGAAALGKFFEGGLLLFLFSLGHSLEHYAMGRAKRAIEALAELAPKTALVRRDDAEVEIAVEDLIVGDTVIVRPNSRIPADGFVVLGTSSVDQAPITGESVPVDKQPVDDPSRAADAPDGVAPESRVFAGTINGSGALDVRVTRRAADNTLARVVQLVSEAETGQSSTQRFTDRFERYFVPAVILFVVGLIGSPLVTGEDFSDAFYRAMAVLVAASPCALAIATPSAVLSAVARAGRSGVLVKGGGPLEDLGSLQAMAFDKTGTITEGKPRLTDVVAGGDVPEARLLRAAVAVERLSDHPLARAIVRDAAARLTEPPPTASGLQSIIGRGVRATLDGLPIHVGKLDLFAEIDGPTPPAEIGAFVESLEAAGRTTMVVRHGDEYLGVIGVMDTARPGVSTVVQELRALGVGRMVMLSGDNQRVATAIAAEVGLDEARGDLMPADKVTEITALRAQGSVGMVGDGVNDAPALASATVGIAMGAAGSDVALETADIALMGDDLRRLPFAVGLGRTTNAIIHQNLIVSLGIVAILIPATLLGLGIGPAVFVHEGSTLVVVGNALRLLAYRETA, from the coding sequence GTGTCCACCAGCGCACCGCCCCCGTCCACCGACGATCACGACCACGATCACGGGGGCGTCCTCGACATCTTCGGTGCGCGGACCGAGATCGTCTTCGCGCTCCTCGCCGGCGTCGCCGTCCTGACCGGCTGGCTGCTCGAGAACATCGCCGACGTCGATGGCGCGCTGCCGACCGGCCTGTTCCTCGCCGCCTACGTCTTCGGCGGGTCGCTGACCCTGCGAGAGGCGTATCAGAGCGTCCGCGCCGGACGGTTCGAGATCGATTTCCTCATGCTGGTGGCCGCCGTGGGCGCCGCCGCCCTGGGCAAGTTCTTCGAGGGCGGTCTGCTGCTGTTCCTCTTCAGCCTCGGCCACTCCCTCGAGCACTACGCGATGGGCCGGGCCAAGCGGGCCATCGAGGCGCTGGCGGAGCTCGCGCCGAAGACCGCACTGGTCCGTCGCGACGACGCCGAGGTCGAGATCGCGGTGGAGGACCTCATCGTCGGCGACACGGTGATCGTCCGCCCCAACAGCCGGATCCCTGCCGACGGGTTCGTCGTGCTCGGGACCAGCAGCGTCGACCAGGCGCCGATCACCGGGGAGAGCGTGCCGGTCGACAAGCAGCCGGTGGACGACCCGTCCCGGGCGGCCGACGCCCCGGACGGCGTGGCCCCCGAGAGCAGGGTCTTCGCGGGCACGATCAACGGAAGCGGCGCGCTCGACGTCCGCGTCACCCGGCGGGCTGCCGACAACACGCTGGCCCGTGTGGTCCAGCTGGTCAGCGAAGCCGAGACCGGGCAGTCCTCCACCCAGCGGTTCACCGACCGGTTCGAGCGCTACTTCGTGCCGGCGGTGATTCTGTTCGTGGTCGGTCTCATCGGCTCGCCGCTCGTCACCGGCGAGGACTTCAGCGACGCGTTCTACCGGGCGATGGCGGTCCTCGTCGCCGCCAGCCCGTGCGCGCTGGCCATCGCCACACCGAGTGCCGTCCTCTCCGCGGTCGCGCGGGCCGGCCGCAGCGGTGTGCTCGTCAAGGGAGGTGGACCGCTCGAGGATCTCGGATCCCTGCAGGCGATGGCGTTCGACAAGACGGGCACCATCACCGAAGGCAAGCCTCGTCTCACCGATGTGGTCGCCGGCGGCGACGTCCCCGAGGCCCGGCTCCTCCGCGCCGCTGTCGCCGTCGAGCGGCTCAGCGACCACCCGCTCGCCCGAGCGATCGTCCGGGACGCCGCCGCGCGTCTCACCGAGCCGCCGCCGACGGCCTCCGGGCTGCAGAGCATCATCGGGCGCGGCGTCCGCGCGACGCTCGACGGCCTCCCGATCCACGTGGGCAAGCTCGACCTCTTCGCCGAGATCGACGGGCCCACGCCCCCGGCCGAGATCGGCGCGTTCGTCGAGAGCCTCGAAGCCGCCGGACGTACGACGATGGTCGTCCGTCACGGCGACGAGTATCTCGGTGTCATCGGCGTGATGGACACGGCCCGCCCTGGCGTGTCCACCGTGGTCCAGGAGCTCCGCGCCCTCGGCGTCGGTCGCATGGTGATGCTCAGCGGCGACAACCAGCGGGTCGCGACCGCGATCGCGGCTGAGGTCGGGCTCGACGAAGCGCGCGGCGACCTCATGCCCGCGGACAAGGTCACCGAGATCACCGCCCTCCGCGCGCAGGGATCCGTCGGCATGGTCGGCGACGGCGTCAACGACGCGCCCGCGCTCGCGTCGGCCACGGTCGGCATCGCGATGGGCGCGGCCGGGTCCGACGTGGCCCTGGAGACGGCCGATATCGCGCTGATGGGGGACGACCTCCGTCGGCTGCCGTTCGCGGTCGGACTCGGACGCACGACCAACGCGATCATCCACCAGAACCTCATCGTGAGCCTCGGCATCGTCGCGATCCTCATCCCGGCCACGCTCCTGGGGCTCGGGATCGGGCCGGCGGTCTTCGTCCACGAGGGCTCGACGCTGGTGGTCGTCGGGAACGCCCTGCGGCTGCTCG
- a CDS encoding DsbA family protein: MSTNLKISGALVVVALAVVLGLVIAGGQSDEPTAAKPSPDTVASTPVVRADTHKLDVAADGKVTLVEFLDFECEACAAVYPLIEELRQQFAGRMTFAIRYFPLPGHRNGKIAAQAVEAASKQGKLEPMYKRMYETQKEWGESEDSKKDVFLGYAEDLGLDMTKFRADLESPATIARIEKDMQDGANLGVVSTPTLFLDGEMMNLQSAEQLRADIEAAFSAR; encoded by the coding sequence ATGAGCACCAATCTGAAGATCAGCGGCGCGCTCGTCGTCGTCGCTCTCGCCGTCGTCCTCGGTCTCGTCATCGCCGGCGGACAGTCCGACGAGCCCACAGCCGCCAAGCCCTCGCCCGACACCGTCGCGTCGACGCCCGTCGTCCGCGCGGACACGCACAAGCTCGACGTCGCCGCCGACGGGAAGGTCACGCTCGTCGAGTTCCTCGACTTCGAGTGCGAGGCCTGCGCCGCGGTCTATCCGCTGATCGAGGAGCTCCGCCAGCAGTTCGCCGGCCGGATGACCTTCGCGATCCGCTACTTCCCGCTGCCGGGCCATCGCAACGGCAAGATCGCCGCGCAGGCCGTCGAGGCGGCGTCCAAGCAGGGCAAGCTCGAGCCGATGTACAAGCGCATGTACGAGACGCAGAAGGAGTGGGGGGAGTCCGAGGACTCCAAGAAGGACGTCTTCCTCGGGTACGCCGAGGACCTCGGGCTGGACATGACGAAGTTCCGGGCGGACCTCGAGTCTCCGGCCACCATCGCGCGGATCGAGAAGGACATGCAGGACGGCGCGAACCTCGGTGTCGTCAGCACTCCGACGCTCTTCCTCGACGGGGAGATGATGAACCTCCAGTCCGCCGAGCAGCTGCGGGCCGACATCGAAGCTGCGTTCAGCGCCCGGTGA